The following are from one region of the Litorilinea aerophila genome:
- a CDS encoding YggS family pyridoxal phosphate-dependent enzyme, translating into MATTQTDTSVDTNTPVDIAANLAQVRQRMVAAARRAGRDPAEVTLVAVSKTHPLEAIRAAWAAGQRDFGENRLEELWEKVEAARDAGLSDIRWHLIGTIQSRKTRQAVGPFVLIHSVDRVKIARRLSRDALEAGQVLDVLLEVNVSGEETKRGFAPDELLAEAPGMLQLPGIRIRGLMTMAPLVDDPEEARPVFRGLRELRDQLRARCPEGDWYHLSMGMTNDFEVAIEEGATLVRVGSAIFGARQA; encoded by the coding sequence ATGGCAACGACCCAGACAGACACCTCAGTGGATACAAACACGCCGGTGGATATTGCCGCCAACCTGGCCCAGGTGCGCCAGCGGATGGTGGCAGCCGCCCGCCGGGCCGGCCGCGACCCGGCGGAGGTCACCCTGGTGGCCGTCAGCAAGACCCACCCCCTGGAAGCCATCCGGGCGGCCTGGGCGGCCGGCCAGCGGGACTTCGGCGAAAACCGGCTGGAAGAGCTCTGGGAGAAGGTGGAGGCCGCCCGGGACGCCGGCCTGTCGGACATCCGCTGGCACCTCATCGGCACCATCCAGAGCCGGAAAACCCGTCAGGCCGTGGGGCCTTTCGTGCTCATCCATTCGGTGGACCGGGTCAAAATCGCCCGGCGGCTGAGCCGGGACGCCCTGGAAGCGGGGCAGGTCCTGGATGTCCTGCTGGAAGTGAACGTCAGCGGCGAGGAGACCAAGCGCGGTTTCGCGCCGGACGAGCTGCTGGCCGAAGCCCCGGGGATGCTTCAGCTGCCGGGGATTCGCATCCGAGGCCTGATGACCATGGCGCCCCTGGTGGACGATCCCGAGGAGGCCCGGCCCGTCTTTCGGGGGCTGCGAGAGCTGCGGGATCAGCTCCGGGCGCGTTGCCCGGAGGGCGACTGGTACCACCTCTCCATGGGCATGACCAACGATTTTGAAGTGGCCATCGAAGAGGGCGCGACCCTGGTGCGGGTTGGATCGGCCATTTTCGGCGCCCGGCAGGCGTAA
- the proC gene encoding pyrroline-5-carboxylate reductase: MLENKKIVFIGSGAMGEAMIRGLLSHDLVTPEQIVACDPVAARRQQMQEAYSVHVSEDNAAAVKDADVVVLSIKPQVAAKVFAGLKGHIPPSALVLSIIAGLPIRVMQEGLGHGAIVRCMPNTPAQVGMGMSVWTATEAVTQAQRAQAEAILGALGEQIAVEDEGYLDMATGLSGSGPGYVFLLIEALIDAGVHIGFSRGDAQKMVLQTIAGSVELMRTTGLHPADLRNRVTSPGGTTAAGLLELENSGVRAALVRAVVAAYRRSQELGAVYDE, encoded by the coding sequence ATGTTGGAGAACAAAAAGATCGTCTTTATCGGCAGCGGCGCCATGGGTGAGGCCATGATTCGGGGCCTGTTGAGCCACGACCTGGTCACACCAGAGCAGATTGTGGCATGCGACCCCGTGGCCGCCCGTCGCCAGCAGATGCAGGAAGCGTACAGCGTCCACGTGAGTGAAGACAACGCGGCCGCTGTGAAAGATGCCGATGTGGTGGTCCTGAGCATCAAGCCCCAGGTGGCGGCCAAAGTCTTCGCCGGCCTGAAGGGACACATCCCGCCTTCGGCCCTGGTTCTGAGCATCATCGCCGGGCTGCCCATCCGGGTCATGCAAGAGGGGCTGGGCCATGGGGCCATCGTGCGCTGCATGCCCAACACGCCGGCTCAGGTGGGCATGGGCATGAGCGTCTGGACGGCGACGGAAGCGGTGACCCAGGCTCAACGGGCCCAGGCCGAGGCCATCCTGGGGGCGTTGGGTGAACAGATTGCGGTGGAGGACGAGGGCTATCTGGACATGGCCACCGGGCTGAGCGGCTCGGGGCCGGGCTACGTCTTCCTGCTCATCGAAGCCCTCATCGACGCCGGTGTCCACATCGGCTTCAGTCGGGGTGATGCCCAGAAGATGGTGTTGCAGACCATTGCCGGCAGCGTGGAATTGATGCGGACCACCGGCCTTCACCCGGCCGATCTGCGCAATCGGGTGACCAGTCCCGGCGGCACCACCGCCGCAGGCCTTTTGGAATTGGAAAACAGCGGCGTGCGTGCGGCGCTGGTGCGGGCTGTGGTAGCCGCCTATCGGCGCAGCCAGGAGCTCGGCGCCGTGTATGACGAGTAG
- a CDS encoding YggT family protein: protein MITLLIILLQLYSYVLLARALVSWIPNLDPYHPLVQFLYQITEPVLEPIRKLVPPLGGIMDISIIIAFFLLIVLEQLLRSLA from the coding sequence ATGATCACCTTGTTAATCATTTTGTTGCAGCTGTACAGTTACGTGTTGCTGGCGCGGGCTCTGGTGAGCTGGATCCCGAACCTGGATCCCTACCATCCCCTGGTTCAGTTCCTGTACCAGATCACCGAGCCGGTCCTGGAGCCGATCCGGAAGTTGGTGCCGCCCCTGGGCGGGATCATGGACATCTCCATCATCATCGCCTTCTTCCTGCTGATCGTCCTGGAACAGCTCCTGCGCTCATTGGCCTGA
- a CDS encoding S8 family serine peptidase, with protein sequence MEIRRPILALLLVVGLVMPGWKVQARPQMVTDTPAASALEAEAEVDPSTLLLGLEGEPSEAELRAWLQANGLELTRRWPEFGLIAARPADEAVLASSAELYSAMEVRRAAVDQAPFIRFAEFNARIQAASRLLLNPPQEPPPNDPLLPQQWALERIGALSAWGISQGSPAITVALIDSGFDVTHPDLVNAPLWHNQAELAGVAGVDDDGNGFVDDFYGWDWVEQDNEPNDPYGHGTHVGGILAATANNGEGIAGLGRQLQILPLRVLDAQGRGYIDDLIDALYYAVRAGARIANMSLTLNTDPSALRVAVDNAYRQGLLLVAAAGNHSPGFPSPPVYWPAAYPQVMAVAATDANDQWASFSNQGTEVEVAAPGAGILSTYRNGGYGTLSGTSMATPHVSALAGLLWSLRPDLSRDQIRALIQETAEDVNGDTAPGRDASLGFGRINAHAALLAASADLGLQPLASSPQVVFKGEAVSFLVRVVTPDQGSGSLPVGGAVVYYGLGPAGEELPPQAVITGTLSNERGVATLQFQAPITAGDYTLHLQVGQAAGQTPVYVQAEPVQVEFTVTPSTLQVGQTGSLTLRLLDDEGQPMAGEMPISLVTDLGAFGDGSTARDVVVHNGVYTDTFQAGTRAGQTTIRAQIGHLRANVTVTIQPGPATEIEGPLDLPALFPPAESYSLPLTFRVTDSYGNPVGDGLPVQVFASTGSVTPTATLTISGTITTTVTIPAGQREPMVMWVVVPGTHLQKRVDLTFVVPTLWLPFIESRED encoded by the coding sequence ATGGAGATCAGGCGGCCCATTTTGGCCCTGTTGCTGGTTGTGGGGCTGGTCATGCCAGGGTGGAAGGTTCAGGCACGGCCCCAAATGGTGACCGACACGCCGGCCGCATCGGCATTGGAAGCGGAGGCAGAGGTGGATCCATCCACCTTGCTGTTGGGCCTGGAAGGCGAGCCGTCGGAAGCGGAACTCCGCGCCTGGCTGCAGGCAAACGGGCTGGAGCTAACCCGTCGCTGGCCGGAATTCGGGCTGATCGCGGCCCGACCTGCGGATGAGGCGGTGCTGGCCAGCAGTGCAGAGCTGTACAGCGCCATGGAAGTCCGGCGGGCAGCCGTGGACCAGGCGCCCTTTATCCGCTTCGCCGAGTTCAACGCCCGCATCCAGGCCGCGTCCAGGTTGCTGCTGAATCCGCCCCAGGAGCCGCCGCCCAACGATCCCCTGCTGCCCCAACAGTGGGCCCTGGAACGGATCGGGGCCCTGTCTGCCTGGGGCATCAGCCAGGGCAGCCCCGCCATCACCGTGGCCCTCATTGACAGCGGCTTCGATGTCACCCACCCCGACCTGGTGAACGCGCCCCTCTGGCACAACCAGGCTGAGCTGGCCGGTGTGGCCGGTGTGGACGATGACGGCAATGGTTTTGTGGATGACTTCTACGGCTGGGACTGGGTGGAGCAAGACAACGAGCCCAACGACCCCTACGGCCACGGCACCCACGTGGGGGGCATCCTGGCGGCCACGGCCAACAACGGCGAGGGTATCGCCGGCCTGGGCCGGCAGCTCCAGATCCTGCCCCTGCGGGTGCTGGATGCCCAGGGGCGGGGCTACATCGACGACCTGATCGACGCCCTCTACTACGCGGTGAGGGCCGGCGCCCGGATTGCCAACATGAGCCTCACCCTCAACACCGATCCATCTGCCCTGCGCGTGGCGGTGGACAACGCCTACCGCCAGGGCCTGTTGTTGGTGGCGGCCGCCGGCAACCACAGCCCTGGCTTCCCGTCGCCGCCGGTCTACTGGCCGGCCGCCTACCCCCAGGTCATGGCCGTGGCCGCCACCGACGCCAACGACCAGTGGGCCTCCTTCAGCAACCAGGGGACGGAGGTAGAAGTGGCCGCGCCGGGCGCCGGCATCCTCAGCACCTACCGCAACGGCGGCTACGGTACCCTCTCCGGCACCAGCATGGCCACGCCCCACGTCTCCGCCCTGGCGGGCCTCCTGTGGAGCCTGCGCCCTGACCTGAGCCGGGACCAGATCCGGGCGCTGATTCAGGAAACGGCCGAGGACGTGAACGGAGATACCGCGCCCGGCCGGGATGCGTCCCTGGGTTTCGGGCGCATCAACGCGCACGCGGCCCTGCTGGCTGCTTCCGCCGATCTGGGGCTGCAGCCCCTGGCCTCTTCGCCCCAGGTGGTCTTCAAAGGGGAAGCGGTGAGCTTCCTCGTCCGGGTGGTGACGCCGGACCAGGGATCCGGTTCCCTGCCGGTGGGTGGTGCGGTGGTCTACTACGGCCTGGGGCCGGCCGGTGAGGAGCTGCCCCCCCAGGCAGTGATAACGGGCACCCTCAGCAACGAGCGGGGCGTGGCGACCCTCCAGTTCCAGGCGCCGATCACGGCAGGCGACTATACCCTGCATCTCCAGGTGGGTCAGGCCGCCGGGCAAACCCCCGTCTACGTCCAGGCGGAGCCTGTCCAGGTAGAGTTCACGGTGACCCCTTCCACGCTGCAGGTAGGCCAAACGGGGAGCTTGACCCTGCGGCTGTTGGACGATGAGGGTCAACCCATGGCTGGAGAGATGCCCATTTCCCTGGTCACCGACCTGGGCGCCTTCGGCGACGGCAGCACCGCCCGGGATGTGGTGGTCCACAACGGCGTGTACACGGACACCTTCCAGGCCGGCACCCGGGCGGGCCAGACAACCATCCGCGCCCAAATTGGCCACCTGCGGGCCAACGTCACCGTGACCATCCAGCCCGGCCCGGCCACGGAGATCGAGGGGCCCCTGGACCTGCCGGCCCTGTTCCCGCCAGCAGAGAGCTACTCCTTGCCCCTCACCTTCCGGGTCACCGATTCCTACGGCAACCCGGTCGGGGATGGCCTGCCGGTCCAGGTCTTTGCCAGCACGGGGAGCGTGACGCCCACGGCCACCCTGACCATCAGCGGCACCATCACCACCACGGTCACCATTCCGGCGGGACAACGGGAGCCCATGGTGATGTGGGTGGTGGTACCGGGCACGCACCTGCAAAAACGGGTGGACCTCACCTTCGTCGTCCCGACCCTGTGGCTGCCTTTCATTGAGTCCAGGGAGGATTAA
- a CDS encoding metallopeptidase family protein — translation MDTISLERFEELVEEALDSIPEALWAAVDNLAVVVEEWPTRQQLAQVGMRRGQLLLGLYEGVPLTERGQYYSLAPPDKITIFRQPILQVCPPGDEDAIRQQVRRTVLHEIAHHFGISDERLWELGAY, via the coding sequence ATGGATACGATTTCACTGGAACGCTTTGAAGAGTTGGTCGAAGAGGCGCTGGACTCCATCCCCGAAGCCCTGTGGGCTGCGGTGGACAACCTGGCTGTGGTGGTGGAGGAGTGGCCCACCCGCCAGCAGTTGGCCCAGGTGGGGATGCGCCGCGGCCAACTGCTGCTGGGCCTCTATGAGGGTGTGCCCCTGACAGAGCGGGGTCAATACTACAGTCTGGCGCCGCCGGACAAAATTACCATCTTCCGCCAGCCCATTCTCCAGGTCTGCCCGCCGGGGGATGAAGACGCCATTCGCCAGCAGGTGCGGCGCACCGTGCTCCATGAAATTGCCCACCATTTTGGCATCAGCGACGAGCGTCTGTGGGAGCTGGGCGCCTATTGA
- a CDS encoding SH3 domain-containing protein, with protein sequence MAQDSYRIQFNTRSEFHRSAGHPPFQAIPAHYYNITDSEAWPVAGLLVLLDGKGQPVRAELHLYEDQPSHVHEAAIRQSRLLLQERYTGDDPLPLRIMQTYQHRDAMHVRLSTVTDATPQTPPRGTSSRLLVAALGIAVMLFLVWLVAFYQPGGTPDETAASAPAGSETPGPNVVAALFTNQSDGGEAEEVLPPSRNAHPGIGIGVRVQIAPGLRLTLRSEPGPNAGEVRGAMESGQTALVIGGPAYTRGDQDTIVWWYVQLDDGTEAWAAANTSTRTVLLPVE encoded by the coding sequence ATGGCACAGGACAGCTATCGCATCCAGTTCAATACCCGCAGCGAATTTCACCGCAGCGCCGGCCACCCACCGTTCCAGGCCATCCCCGCCCACTACTACAACATCACCGACTCGGAGGCCTGGCCGGTGGCGGGACTGCTGGTGCTGCTGGATGGCAAAGGCCAGCCGGTGCGGGCCGAGCTTCACCTGTACGAAGATCAGCCCAGCCACGTCCACGAAGCTGCCATCCGCCAGAGCCGGCTCCTTCTCCAGGAGCGCTACACCGGCGACGATCCCCTGCCCCTGCGCATCATGCAGACCTACCAGCACCGGGACGCCATGCACGTGCGGCTCTCCACGGTGACAGATGCCACCCCCCAGACGCCACCCCGCGGCACGTCTTCCCGCCTGCTGGTGGCGGCCCTGGGGATCGCGGTGATGCTCTTCCTGGTCTGGCTGGTGGCCTTCTACCAGCCGGGCGGTACCCCCGATGAAACGGCAGCCTCGGCGCCCGCCGGCTCGGAAACTCCCGGCCCCAATGTGGTGGCTGCCCTGTTCACCAACCAGTCGGACGGCGGGGAGGCGGAAGAAGTGCTGCCGCCCAGCCGCAACGCCCATCCCGGCATCGGCATCGGGGTACGGGTCCAGATCGCGCCGGGGCTCCGCCTCACCCTGCGCAGCGAGCCCGGCCCCAACGCCGGCGAGGTGCGGGGAGCCATGGAGAGCGGCCAGACGGCCCTGGTGATCGGGGGGCCGGCCTACACCCGGGGCGATCAGGACACCATCGTCTGGTGGTACGTCCAGTTGGATGACGGCACCGAAGCCTGGGCCGCTGCCAACACCAGCACCCGCACCGTTCTTCTCCCGGTGGAGTGA
- a CDS encoding ABC transporter ATP-binding protein codes for MTTTTQPMLTLIGVSKRYGQTTVALQDIHLEVYAGEILCVLGPSGCGKTTLLRVIAGLEDADTGQILLKGQDLRELPVHRRHFGFMFQDFALFPHKSVAENIAFGLRMARRPAAEIQRRVAEMLDLVNLEGYGERSIFELSGGERQRVALARSLAPNPRLLMLDEPLGNLDQSLRDALMVELRSILTRVGVTALYVTHDQEEAFALADRVVVMNRGRIEQVGRPEAVYTHPASPFVARFLGFRNLIPATLEQPGNGRLRTPLGELPAPPDAAGRAAGSYTLLIRPEAARWPGQGELPGSFRLEGKLTRRSFRGSHYGIELEVAGSQGMERLHFELPAYSLSSDGGEPVLRLPDPGASIELAIHPGLMTLL; via the coding sequence ATGACCACGACCACCCAGCCCATGCTCACCCTGATCGGGGTGAGCAAACGCTACGGCCAGACCACCGTGGCCCTACAGGATATCCACCTGGAGGTCTACGCCGGGGAGATCCTCTGTGTCTTGGGGCCCAGCGGCTGCGGCAAGACCACCCTGCTGCGGGTCATCGCCGGCCTGGAAGACGCGGACACGGGGCAGATCCTGCTCAAGGGCCAGGACCTGCGGGAGCTGCCCGTACACCGGCGCCATTTCGGCTTCATGTTCCAGGACTTTGCCCTGTTCCCCCACAAGTCTGTGGCGGAGAACATCGCCTTCGGCTTGCGCATGGCCCGCCGGCCGGCAGCGGAAATCCAACGCCGGGTGGCGGAGATGCTGGACCTGGTCAACCTGGAGGGGTACGGCGAACGCTCCATCTTCGAATTGAGCGGCGGGGAACGGCAGCGGGTGGCGCTGGCCCGCAGCCTGGCGCCCAACCCACGGCTCCTGATGCTGGACGAGCCCCTGGGCAACCTGGACCAGTCCCTGCGGGATGCGCTGATGGTGGAGCTGCGCAGCATCCTGACCCGGGTGGGGGTGACGGCCCTCTACGTCACCCACGACCAGGAAGAGGCCTTCGCCCTGGCCGACCGGGTGGTGGTGATGAACCGGGGACGCATCGAACAGGTGGGCCGGCCGGAAGCCGTCTACACCCACCCGGCCTCGCCCTTCGTGGCCCGCTTCCTGGGCTTCCGCAACCTGATTCCCGCCACCCTGGAGCAGCCCGGCAACGGACGCCTGCGGACGCCTTTGGGCGAACTGCCCGCACCGCCCGATGCAGCCGGCCGCGCCGCGGGATCCTACACCCTCCTGATCCGGCCGGAGGCGGCCCGCTGGCCTGGACAAGGGGAGCTGCCGGGGTCGTTCCGGCTGGAGGGGAAGCTGACGCGGCGATCGTTCCGGGGCAGCCACTACGGCATCGAGCTGGAGGTGGCCGGCAGCCAGGGCATGGAACGGCTGCACTTCGAGCTTCCGGCCTACAGCCTCTCCAGCGACGGCGGGGAGCCGGTCCTGCGCCTGCCGGATCCCGGCGCATCCATCGAGCTGGCCATCCACCCCGGGCTGATGACCCTGCTGTGA
- a CDS encoding ABC transporter permease: MRKLSRLPLYLLYALPLLFLAGFYLYPLGHILATSFRPEGTWTLRGIEQTVRQPFFWKVLWFTTWQAAASTGLTLILGLPVAYPFARYRFPGKSLLRALTTIPFVMPTVVVATAFITLVGDNGLLNQWLQEWFHLDEPPIRLLQTVWIILLAHAFYNVSVIVRTVGGFWAHLNPHLEEAAAVLGASRWRLFREITLPLLAPSILAASLLVFLFCFTSFGVVLILGGLRYATLEVEIYRQAVSLFNLPVAAFLSLVQMAITFTIMAVYTRLQARASLPLEMRPQERTARPVTGTWQRLGLGLILVVTLLLLLAPLLALAWRSFTLGGEGFTLAYYRELAVNRRQSAFFVPPLTAVRNSLLFAMATVVLSLFLGIVSAYLLARPRSWVTALLDPIFLLPLGTSAVTLGFGYIISMGPLRTSLALVPIAHSLIASPFVVRTFLPALRGLDPRLREAAAVLGAPPWRGWWEVDVPILFRAVLVSATFAFTISLGEFGATLLVSRPDVPTMPVVIYRALGQPGLLNYGQALAMSTILMVVSAAGLLAIERFRFQDIGEF, translated from the coding sequence GTGCGAAAACTCAGCCGGCTGCCCCTCTATCTGCTCTACGCGCTGCCGCTGCTCTTTCTGGCCGGGTTCTACCTCTATCCCCTGGGCCACATTCTGGCCACCAGCTTCCGGCCGGAGGGAACATGGACCCTGCGCGGCATCGAGCAGACGGTGCGCCAGCCCTTCTTCTGGAAGGTGCTCTGGTTCACCACCTGGCAGGCAGCCGCCTCCACCGGGCTGACCCTGATCCTGGGTTTGCCGGTGGCCTACCCCTTTGCCCGCTATCGCTTTCCGGGCAAGAGCCTGCTGCGGGCCCTGACCACCATCCCCTTTGTCATGCCCACGGTGGTGGTGGCCACCGCGTTCATCACCCTGGTGGGCGACAACGGCCTGCTCAACCAGTGGCTCCAGGAGTGGTTCCACCTGGATGAACCGCCCATCCGCCTGTTGCAGACAGTCTGGATCATCCTGTTGGCCCACGCCTTCTACAACGTGAGCGTCATCGTCCGCACGGTGGGCGGCTTCTGGGCCCACCTCAACCCCCACCTGGAAGAGGCAGCCGCGGTGCTGGGCGCCAGCCGCTGGCGCCTCTTCCGGGAGATCACCCTGCCCCTGCTGGCCCCCAGCATTCTGGCCGCCAGCCTGCTGGTCTTTCTCTTCTGCTTCACCAGCTTTGGGGTGGTCCTCATCCTGGGGGGACTCCGCTATGCGACCCTGGAGGTGGAAATTTATCGGCAGGCAGTGAGCCTCTTCAACCTGCCGGTGGCCGCCTTCCTGAGCCTGGTGCAGATGGCCATCACCTTCACCATCATGGCTGTCTACACCCGGCTCCAGGCCCGGGCCAGCCTGCCCCTGGAGATGCGCCCCCAGGAGCGGACAGCCCGGCCGGTGACCGGTACCTGGCAGCGGCTCGGCCTGGGGCTGATCCTGGTGGTGACCCTGCTCCTGCTGTTGGCCCCCCTGCTGGCCCTGGCCTGGCGCAGCTTCACCCTGGGCGGAGAGGGTTTCACCCTGGCCTACTACCGGGAGCTGGCCGTCAACCGCCGCCAGAGCGCCTTCTTCGTGCCGCCCCTCACCGCGGTGCGCAACTCCCTGCTCTTCGCCATGGCCACCGTGGTGCTCAGCCTCTTTCTGGGCATCGTCAGCGCCTACCTCCTGGCCCGCCCCCGGAGCTGGGTCACCGCCCTGCTGGATCCCATCTTCCTGCTGCCCCTGGGCACCTCCGCGGTGACCCTGGGCTTCGGCTACATCATCTCCATGGGTCCCCTGCGCACCTCCCTGGCCCTGGTTCCCATCGCCCACAGCCTGATCGCCTCGCCCTTTGTGGTGCGCACCTTTCTGCCGGCCCTGCGGGGGTTGGACCCGCGGCTGCGGGAGGCTGCGGCGGTGCTGGGCGCGCCTCCGTGGCGAGGCTGGTGGGAGGTGGACGTGCCCATCCTCTTCCGGGCCGTCCTGGTGAGCGCCACCTTTGCGTTCACCATCAGCCTGGGGGAATTCGGCGCCACCCTGCTGGTCAGCCGGCCCGATGTACCCACCATGCCGGTGGTCATCTACCGGGCCCTGGGCCAGCCGGGCCTGCTCAACTACGGCCAGGCCCTGGCCATGAGCACCATCCTGATGGTGGTCTCGGCCGCTGGGCTCCTGGCCATCGAACGCTTCCGCTTCCAGGATATCGGCGAGTTTTGA
- a CDS encoding thiamine ABC transporter substrate-binding protein — translation MSTSEAEPATVVLASHDSFNVSEEVLAQFEESNQIQVQFLQLGDAGEALNKVILSKDAPLADVFFGVDNTFLSRALDADIFEPYTSPLLDQIDDELKLDPENRLLPVDYGYVNLNADRAWFEERGIPLPQSLEDLIKPEYANLLVVQNPATSSPGLAFLLTTVAYFGEDGYLDFWQALKENGVLVTDGWSEAYFDHFTVGSGGSGDRPLVVSYSTSPPADVVYATDGRTEPASVNISPPGGTFRQIEFVGVLRGAAHPEEARKLIDFMLDVPFQEDIPLQMFVYPANVNAQLPEVFVRFAEKPAEPAQLDPAAIDANRERWIEAWTNVMLR, via the coding sequence ATGTCCACCAGCGAAGCCGAACCGGCCACCGTGGTGCTGGCCAGCCACGACTCCTTCAACGTCAGCGAGGAGGTCCTGGCCCAGTTCGAAGAGAGCAACCAGATCCAGGTGCAGTTCCTCCAGCTGGGGGACGCGGGGGAGGCCTTGAACAAGGTGATCTTGAGCAAGGATGCCCCCCTGGCGGATGTCTTCTTCGGCGTGGACAACACCTTCCTGAGCCGGGCCCTGGATGCGGACATCTTCGAGCCCTATACCTCGCCCCTGCTGGACCAGATCGACGACGAGCTGAAGCTGGACCCGGAAAATCGCCTGCTGCCGGTGGACTATGGCTACGTGAACCTCAACGCAGACCGGGCCTGGTTTGAGGAACGGGGTATTCCCCTGCCCCAAAGCCTGGAGGACCTCATCAAGCCGGAGTACGCCAACCTGCTGGTGGTGCAAAACCCCGCCACCTCCTCGCCGGGCCTGGCCTTCCTGCTCACCACCGTGGCCTACTTCGGTGAAGATGGCTACCTGGACTTCTGGCAGGCCCTGAAGGAGAACGGCGTGCTGGTGACCGACGGCTGGAGCGAGGCCTACTTCGACCACTTCACCGTGGGCTCCGGTGGCAGCGGGGACCGTCCCCTGGTGGTGAGCTACAGCACCAGCCCCCCTGCGGACGTGGTCTACGCCACCGACGGGCGCACCGAACCGGCCAGCGTCAACATCTCGCCGCCGGGCGGCACCTTCCGCCAGATCGAGTTCGTGGGCGTGCTGCGGGGCGCGGCCCACCCCGAGGAGGCCCGCAAGCTCATCGACTTCATGCTGGATGTGCCCTTCCAGGAGGACATCCCCCTGCAGATGTTCGTCTACCCGGCCAACGTCAACGCCCAGTTGCCGGAGGTCTTTGTGCGCTTTGCGGAGAAGCCGGCCGAGCCCGCCCAACTGGATCCGGCGGCCATCGACGCCAACCGGGAACGGTGGATCGAAGCCTGGACCAACGTGATGCTGCGGTAG